A genomic region of Xiphophorus couchianus chromosome 9, X_couchianus-1.0, whole genome shotgun sequence contains the following coding sequences:
- the b3gnt7 gene encoding UDP-GlcNAc:betaGal beta-1,3-N-acetylglucosaminyltransferase 7: protein MNNRDRWRVYKRVCAMFFLAVVALTVVQRGSINMGTPFELERLARMHASQADGSRAPPEEGPGLHLGLKSFWKAGRQKPKVKAWATTQEPGVTNNTSPSNWDVTSSNCSANLNLSSQAWFRALEDNFKQFMLYRHCHFFPMILNHPEKCRGEIYLLMVIKSVATQHDRREVIRKTWGKEQVVDGKRIKTLFLLGTPSNVEERANHQKLVEYENYIYGDLLQWDFLDSFFNLTLKETHFLKWFHTYCPRVQYVFKGDDDVFVSVENILEFLEGSSHDKNLFVGDVIFKAKPIRKKENKYYIPHALYNKTYYPPYAGGGGFLMHGVLARRLHWAAETLEIYPIDDVFLGMCLEVLQVMPVKHNAFKTFGLVKNKNSKMNREPCFFKNMIVVHKLLPSDLMHMWHLVNSELNCSKKVELL from the coding sequence ATGAACAACAGAGATCGCTGGAGAGTGTACAAAAGGGTGTGTGCCATGTTCTTCCTGGCTGTGGTGGCGCTCACTGTTGTCCAGAGGGGCAGCATCAACATGGGGACTCCATTTGAGTTGGAGCGGCTAGCTCGTATGCACGCTTCCCAGGCAGATGGATCCAGAGCCCCTCCAGAGGAGGGACCTGGCTTGCACCTGGGGTTAAAGAGCTTCTGGAAGGCTGGCAGGCAGAAGCCAAAAGTCAAAGCCTGGGCTACCACACAGGAGCCCGGAGTTACCAACAACACCAGCCCCAGTAACTGGGACGTGACCAGCTCCAACTGCAGCGCCAACCTCAACCTGTCAAGCCAGGCTTGGTTCAGGGCGCTTGAGGACAACTTCAAGCAGTTCATGCTTTATCGCCACTGCCATTTTTTCCCTATGATTCTCAACCACCCAGAGAAGTGCAGAGGGGAGATTTATTTGCTCATGGTGATTAAATCGGTGGCCACCCAGCATGACCGCAGAGAAGTAATCCGAAAGACCTGGGGTAAGGAGCAGGTGGTCGACGGGAAGAGGATAAAAACCTTGTTCCTGCTTGGTACGCCTTCAAATGTTGAAGAAAGAGCTAATCATCAAAAACTTGTAGAGTATGAGAACTATATCTATGGAGATCTTCTTCAGTGGGACTTCTTAGACAGTTTCTTCAATCTGACACTTAAAGAGACTCATTTTCTCAAGTGGTTCCACACCTACTGCCCCAGAGTACAGTATGTCTTCAAGGGGGACGATGATGTCTTTGTAAGTGTGGAGAACATTTTGGAGTTTCTAGAAGGCAGCAGCCATGACAAGAACCTGTTTGTAGGGGATGTGATTTTCAAGGCTAAGCCCATTCgtaagaaggaaaacaaatattacattccTCATGCTCTCTATAATAAAACCTACTACCCTCCATATGCTGGAGGTGGGGGGTTTCTCATGCATGGGGTGCTTGCAAGGAGGCTTCACTGGGCCGCAGAGACCCTTGAGATCTACCCCATTGACGATGTATTCTTGGGTATGTGCCTGGAAGTGCTGCAGGTCATGCCTGTAAAACACAATGCCTTCAAGACATTTGGcttagtgaaaaacaaaaacagtaaaatgaacCGAGAGCCCTGTTTCTTCAAAAACATGATAGTAGTGCACAAGCTCCTCCCGTCGGACCTCATGCACATGTGGCATCTGGTCAACAGTGAACTGAACTGCTCGAAGAAAGTGGAACTCCTATAG